A genomic region of Oncorhynchus nerka isolate Pitt River unplaced genomic scaffold, Oner_Uvic_2.0 unplaced_scaffold_859, whole genome shotgun sequence contains the following coding sequences:
- the LOC135570999 gene encoding galactose-specific lectin nattectin-like, whose amino-acid sequence MSVPLRFLCLLSLAVGALHCTPVSDQEGELSEPHYTDCPQDWSSYNNRCFRYVASQLDWADAESYCVSLGANLASVNNKGEFSFVKNLIKSFDPAESYTWIGLSDLHKEGRWMWTDGSKVVYTSWSSGEPNNGVGLHPENCFHTNSQNDKLWNDTFCSNKSANVCPTRPGL is encoded by the coding sequence ATGTCTGTTCCCCTCCGCTTCCTCTGTCTTCTCAGCCTGGCTGTTGGTGCTCTACACTGCACTCCCGTGTCTGACCAGGAGGGGGAGCTTTCAGAGCCTCATTATACCGACTGTCCCCAGGACTGGTCAAGCTACAACAACCGGTGCTTCAGGTACGTCGCCTCTCAGCTGGACTGGGCCGATGCAGAGTCCTACTGCGTGTCCCTGGGAGCCAATCTGGCCTCTGTGAACAATAAAGGGGAATTCAGCTTCGTGAAAAACCTGATCAAGAGCTTCGACCCTGCTGAGAGCTATACCTGGATCGGGCTGAGTGACCTCCACAAGGAAGGGAGATGGATGTGGACGGACGGCTCCAAGGTGGTCTACACGAGCTGGTCTTCAGGTGAGCCCAATAATGGAGTTGGTCTCCATCCGGAGAACTGTTTTCACACTAACTCCCAGAATGACAAGCTGTGGAACGACACATTCTGCTCCAACAAGTCTGCCAATGTCTGCCCCACGCGTCCCGGCCTCTGA